In Stanieria sp. NIES-3757, the DNA window TCTTCTGTTAGTTGCTTTGGCTGGATTCTGGATTTTGTTAACTATTTCAGAAGAACAACAATTAGAAGTAACGCCAATACATTTAGTAGTTTTAGTTTACTGGTGTATCGCTACGATCGCAACAGCTTTCTCTCCAGTTAAATCTGAGGCTTTGTCTGGCTGGATGATCTTGACATTATATCTAGTGATGTTTGCTTTAGCTGCTAGAGTCTTACGCTCGCCTCGCATTTGTAATGGGGTAATTACTGTTTTTTTGTTAGTTGCCTTGTGGGTAAGTACTTATGGAGTGCGTCAGCAAGTTTTTGGAGTAGCACAATTAGCAACTTGGAACGATCCTAACTCTCCTTTAGCTCAAGATACGAGGGTTTATAGTTATCTGGGTAATCCTAATTTATTGGGAGGATATTTATTACCTGCGATCGCTTTAAGTATTGGTGCAGTTTTTGTTTGGCGAGGTTGGCTCAAAAAAATTCTTGCTTTAACGATGGTAGGAGTTAACTCAGCTTGTTTGTATTTTACTGATAGTCGTGGTGCTTGGTTAGCAATGCTAGCTTTGATGACAGTGTTGTTATTATTGCTTTACTATTGGTGGAGAGATTATTTACCTCGTTTTTGGCAAGTTTGGCTGTTACCCTTAGTCTTTGGTACTTTAGCTGGATTGATTATTGCTGCAATTGTATTGGTAGAACCTTTACGATTAAGATTTTTCAGTATTTTTGCTGGTCGCGAAGATAGTAGTAATAATTTTCGGATTAATGTTTGGGAAGCAGTCTTTAAAATGATCCGTGATTACCCTTTAACAGGAATTGGTCCTGGTCATGATGCTTTTAATAAAGTATATCCACGTTACATGAACAGCCGTTATCCTGCTCTTAGTGCTTATTCTGTTTTTTTAGAGCATTTAGTAGAAATGGGTTATTTAGGCTTAATTTGTTTTATTTGGTTAATTATAGTAACTATTGATAGCGGAATCAGGCAAATTAGGCGTTTTAAACTGAGCAGTAATCGTCAAGGATTGTGGTTGATTAGTGCGATCGCAGCAATCGCAGGCTTATCAGTTCATGGCTTGGTTGATACAGTTTGGTATCGACCTCAAATCAGTACTTTATGGTGGTTAATGCTCGCGATCATTGCCAGTCAAATTCGGAGATTTCCCTTTAAACAGGCAAATACAGACTTTACCGAAGCCAAGCTGTCTCAGGAGCAATTTTAATATCTTTTCATCGCTCTCTCTATTTCTCTTTGATCTTGGCGACGTTTCATTGTCTCTCTTTTATCATGTAGTTTTTTACCTTTAGCTAACCCAATACTGACCTTAATCCAGCCATTTTTAAAATATAATTTGAGCGGGACTAAGGTTAAGCCTTTTTGTTCGACTTGTCCAATTAGTTTGCTAATTTCTTTTCGGTGTAAAAGTAGTTTACGGGTTCGGCGTGGTTCATGGTTAAAATATTGACCACTTGCTTGATAGGGGGATATGTGGACATTGATTAACCAAGCCTCACCATTACGAATCAAAGCATAACCATCTTTGAGGTTGGCTTTTCCTTCACGAATTGACTTAACTTCTGTTCCTGTCAGTTGAATACCAGCTTCATAAGTCTCTAATATTTCATAAAGAAAGCGAGCTTGACGATTATCGCTGATAATTTTAATGCCTGCATCTTTGTCGCCCATACTTTTTGACACTGCTATATACAGTATGTTCTGGTTACTAGTAGGATTTATCAGTATATCATTTGCTTCTAGTCGATCTAACTACCTTTCAAATAGCTTTTCAGTTTTAGAATTTGATTAAATAAGTATTTTTTCAGGATCCAAAGCCATGATTTTTTAGGGTTTTGATCAATTTTCAGTGACTCTGGGCATACTAAAGATCTGGACTAAGTTTTGATATTTTGGCAAGTAACAAATGATATTGCATCAGTCCGTATCTAATTCTTTAATTGCTCAAACTCCTGCTAATCAAACACTCAAACAAGAACAAATTTGGATGTTTAGTAGTGTCGGATTAATGGTAGTAACTTTAACTTTAGTGGTTTATGGAAAATGGAAATTTAATCAATTTAAAAAAGCAATTCAATATGAACAATGTAAATTAGAAAATTTACAAAAAAGATTAAATGTAGCACTTGCTACTATTCACAAATGGGAAGCCAATCCCGATTTAATTCATTCTCGTGATTGTAATCTTGATTATATTAGAATGCGAATGGAAGAAAAAATTTTCCATGATGCAATTATTAATCAAACTAAAGTTAAAGCTAAACAATTTATTAGTACATCTTTAAGAATTAATTTATCTCAAAATTCTCAGGCTGGAATTGGTAGTCGGGGGGGCTTTAAAATTGATGAAATTTTTGATGTTACCTATGACACTGATATTCAAGGTAAACTGACTAGGAGAGTGTTATTTCGGATTCAAATTAAACTGATGAAATTACCAACTCAATCTACTTCCAGTACAGTTAATCAAATTATTGAATGTATAGAAAATTTTCTTAGTCCTGCCGAAGTTAGAGAAAATTGGCAACCAACTATTCAAGGTCATATTGTAGCGATGAGTTGGAATCAAAAAGCCAAACCTACTCCTTTGTTACTTTTAGAACAACATGGCGAAGGAGTCAATGTCAGTTTTCGCACCAAACTTGCTAGTACATACCGTACTTTAACGACTAAAGGTAAAGAAGTAAAATAATTTAAAATTAAAGTAAATTACTAATCAAAACTGGCTTTGGCAAATATTTATGTTGCAATTCATCCTGACTTGGCTCGCAACAGCTATTTCTTTAGGGATTACGGCTTGGATTGTTCCAGGATTAACAATTACAAGTTTTACGGCTGCTGCTGTAGGCGCAATAGTACTAGGTTTAGTCAATGCTATTGTTAAGCCGATTTTGATCCTGTTTACTTTACCCTTAACTATTTTGACGCTGGGCTTATTTTTGTTGGTAGTAAATGCGATCGCTTTTAGTCTGGTAGGATATTTTACTCCTGGTTTTGTGGTGGCTGGTTTTTTCCCTGCTTTGTTTGGTTCAATTGTTCTTTCTTTTGTATCGGGAATTATTGGTCAATTTTTCTCTACTAACAACTAGTAAAATTATTCATTAATAATTCTCAACCCTTCACTTCTAATTCGATGTTTACAACAACTATGAACTATTAAGTTAGATAAGAACACCAATCACTCCAGCCACCTGGATAAAGTTTCGTCTGCTCAATTCCTGCTAATTTCAAAGACAATAAATTAACACAAGCAGTTACTCCAGAGCCACAATAAACAATAATTTCTTCTGCTGAAACATAGTCAGCCCATAGTTGCTCTTGATTGGAAAGAGGAAGTATATAGCCATCTTGATCAGAGACTAGCTGCCACGGAGAATTAACTGCACCTGAAATATGACCGGCGATCGGATCGATAGGCTCTCTGATCCCAGCATAACGGTCATGTTCTCGGGAATCAACTAAAACTATTCCAGATTTATTTTGACAAGCTTTCACTTGTTCGATCTCAACTATCCAATCATCATGGGATTGAGGTTCAAAAAAACCAGTTCGAGCAGGAGGTATTTCATAAGTCACAGGATAACCATTACTTTGCCACGCTTGCCAACCCCCATCTAGTAAAGCTATCTGTTCGTGACCTAAATAGCGCAACAACCACCATAAACGAGCAGCAAAAGCAAATCGAGAGTTATCGTAAGCTACTACTAAAGTTTCATTCTGTACTATTCCCATCGAGGCTAATTTGGCTCCTAACTGCTCAATGTCAGGAAGCGGATGACGACCACCATGAGTTTGAATAGCACTAGATAAATCCCGATCTAAATCTAAATAATAAGCTCCAGGAATATGACTGCGAGAATATTGAAGCCAACCCCAATTACGTTCACCAAGTTGAAAACGACAGTCTACTACAACTACTTGGGAGTTATTGAGATGCTGTGCTAGCCATTGACAATCGACAAAATATTGTTGATTCATGTTTGTTGAGACAATTGCTTAACAATTAAAAGACAATTGCGACCATCAGCAGTAGGATAATAGGCTAAATGGTTGGCAATTTTGGACAAAATTGCGATTCCTCGCCCATTTCCTAACCAACCACCCTTTTTCTTCTCCAGATCGTTGATAAAAGCTTGTAAATCAAAACCTTCTCCCCAATCCCAAATCCGAATTTCAAGAGAGTCTTCTGCTAAAATCGCTTCAATTTCAATCGTAAATTCCTCTGAAAGATTACGATGAGCATGACGCACTGCGTTTGTAAATCCTTCTGCTAAGGCTAATTGACACTGTAACCAAATTTGGTAAGACAAGTAATTTCGGCAAATCTGATTAAACTGAAGTAGAACTTCATCAAGTGCCTTCAAGTTGCTAGGAGCTTTGATCTGAATTTTTTTGAGGACTTTCAATTGCTTTCGCCTCGAAATTCCAACCGAACTATAATAAAAAACTAAATTTGTTTATGTCTTAGTTTAAGTTAACAGACTTTCTATGTTAGTTTAAGTTTTATAAATCAAACTAACCATTAAAAAAAACTTGGCAATTTAGCATTAATTGAGCGTTATTAAAATAATTATGCTTGTTTGAGTTAAATTTCTTTCTCATAATCAATATTTTTGCCTATTTCGATTAAGCTTAAAAACTATATTCAATTGCATAGTAATCGAATTATCTTAGGATGAAATAATTAAATCTTTGCTATCCGCGATGAGCAAACCAATTGACTATGGCTCAAATCTTAATTATTGATGACGACTCAGCAACACAACTATTACTCAAAAGAACCCTTGAAAGTCAAGGCTACGAGATTACCTTAGCGAGTGACGGAGAAGAAGGTTTAATCAAAGCCAAGTCCATTTGTCCAGCTTTAGTCATCTGTGATTGGATTATGCCTCGTATGAATGGGTTAGAGGTATGTCGTCAGATTAAATCAACTCCTGAATTATCAACCACTTTTTTTATTTTGTTGACTTCCCTTGATTCTGTCGAAGATCGAGTTAAGGGTTTAGACGCTGGTTCAGATGATTTTTTATGTAAACCGATTGAAATGTACGAACTCAAAGCGCGTATTCGTGCAGGACTAAGGATACATCAACTCAGCCGTGATTTGCAACGACAAAAGCAATTGTTAGAAGCTGAATTAATGGAAGCAGCAGAATATGTCAGTTCTATTTTACCAGAACCGCTTCAATCTCAATCTTTAGCTATTGATGTTCGTTTTATCCCCTCTAGACAATTAGGAGGAGATAGTTTTGATTATTTTTGGCTTGATTCTCATCATTTGGTTTTCTATTTATTAGATGTTGCAGGTCATGGTTTGCGAGCTTCTTTACCTTCGTTAGCGGTGATTAATTTATTACGTTCTCGTGGTTTAAATAATGTTAATTACTATCAACCTAAAGAAGTTTTATATAGTTTAAATCAAACTTTTCAAATGAGCGATCGCAATGATAAATATTTTACAATTTGGTATGGAGTATATAACCGTAAAACCAAAAGTTTAGTTTATTCGAGTGCTGGTCATCCTCCTGGAATTTTACTTACTTTTAATGACTCAGAGCAACTAACAGAAAAACGTTTAAAAACGCCTGGAGTTCCAATTGGAATGTTTCCTGAAGCGAAATATGTGAATGGTTATTGTTCAATTAGTTCGCGTTCGACTCTCTATATTTTTAGTGATGGTATTTATGAGGTTGAACCACACAATGGTTCTTTTTGGGGATTAGAAAAATTGATTAATTTACTCAAAAAATATCAAAGAAACCCTAAACGGAATCTCGATCAACTTTTAGGACATGTGAGAGAATGGCATCCTAATTTTCAGTTTGAAGATGATTTATCAATTATGCAAGTTGATTTTTTCTAAAAAATTTAAGTGTTACTTCCAAGATGTTTGAAAAGTTAAAATTTGTTATTTATTCAAACAGATAATTGCGTTCTTAACTTGATTGTCTACGTTAAAAGTACAATTTTAAATTAACCAAAATTATTTTTCTGATATAATAGATGATTAACTATTATTGAAATTTCTTTTCTACATCTTCTCGACTAGGAAAAATCTCAAAAACTCGATCCATACTGGTAAGCTCAAACAACATTCTAATTTGCTCGTTAATCGAACATAAAAACAGTTTGGCTCCAGCAGCCCGAACACTTTTGAGAGATAAAACCAAAGCCCCCAAACCAGAGCTATCCATAAAGGTTACATTATTAAAATCTACTAAAATAATATCTGCTCCGCTTTCGATACTTTCATTAATTTTTTGGCGGAATTCTTGAGCTTTAGTACCATCTAATATACCGGTAGGTTCAATGATCTCAATGACAGAACTCATATAAATTAGAGATTTACAAATTGGTAACCCTAAGCCAGTATAGCAAAGTCAGTTAAAATTCTCGATTAAAAATTTATTGCTAAAAATTGTCGTAAACTAAGCTCAGTAATCATTAGAGTTACTCTTCACCTTTTTATATTCGATTGTTTAGCAGAATTTATGGAAACTTATGACGTTATTATTGTTGGTGCTGGTCACAATGGGCTAGTGTGTGCAGCTTATTTACTTAAAGCAGGGTATAAAGTTTTATTGTTGGAAAAACGCTCCGTTCCTGGCGGTGCTGCCACTACAGAAGAAGCACTGCCCGAACAAGCTCCTGGATTTAAGTTTAATCTTTGTGCCATTGACCACGAATTTATTTTTTTCTCCCCAATTATTGAAGAATTACAATTAGCACGTTATGGATTAAAATATCTCAGTTGCGATCCTCATACTTTTTGTCCTCATCCTGATGGTAAATACTTTCT includes these proteins:
- a CDS encoding O-antigen polymerase is translated as MKSAWTKIVLSDFSLYQWHSTSYLYRFVGWFSSWRQGSWLLQWSEALGAALLSVLFVLAPFGSTGLIGLLLVALAGFWILLTISEEQQLEVTPIHLVVLVYWCIATIATAFSPVKSEALSGWMILTLYLVMFALAARVLRSPRICNGVITVFLLVALWVSTYGVRQQVFGVAQLATWNDPNSPLAQDTRVYSYLGNPNLLGGYLLPAIALSIGAVFVWRGWLKKILALTMVGVNSACLYFTDSRGAWLAMLALMTVLLLLLYYWWRDYLPRFWQVWLLPLVFGTLAGLIIAAIVLVEPLRLRFFSIFAGREDSSNNFRINVWEAVFKMIRDYPLTGIGPGHDAFNKVYPRYMNSRYPALSAYSVFLEHLVEMGYLGLICFIWLIIVTIDSGIRQIRRFKLSSNRQGLWLISAIAAIAGLSVHGLVDTVWYRPQISTLWWLMLAIIASQIRRFPFKQANTDFTEAKLSQEQF
- a CDS encoding SsrA-binding protein, with the translated sequence MGDKDAGIKIISDNRQARFLYEILETYEAGIQLTGTEVKSIREGKANLKDGYALIRNGEAWLINVHISPYQASGQYFNHEPRRTRKLLLHRKEISKLIGQVEQKGLTLVPLKLYFKNGWIKVSIGLAKGKKLHDKRETMKRRQDQREIERAMKRY
- a CDS encoding hypothetical protein (conserved hypothetical membrane protein); its protein translation is MLQFILTWLATAISLGITAWIVPGLTITSFTAAAVGAIVLGLVNAIVKPILILFTLPLTILTLGLFLLVVNAIAFSLVGYFTPGFVVAGFFPALFGSIVLSFVSGIIGQFFSTNN
- a CDS encoding Rhodanese domain protein, with amino-acid sequence MNQQYFVDCQWLAQHLNNSQVVVVDCRFQLGERNWGWLQYSRSHIPGAYYLDLDRDLSSAIQTHGGRHPLPDIEQLGAKLASMGIVQNETLVVAYDNSRFAFAARLWWLLRYLGHEQIALLDGGWQAWQSNGYPVTYEIPPARTGFFEPQSHDDWIVEIEQVKACQNKSGIVLVDSREHDRYAGIREPIDPIAGHISGAVNSPWQLVSDQDGYILPLSNQEQLWADYVSAEEIIVYCGSGVTACVNLLSLKLAGIEQTKLYPGGWSDWCSYLT
- a CDS encoding two-component response regulator → MAQILIIDDDSATQLLLKRTLESQGYEITLASDGEEGLIKAKSICPALVICDWIMPRMNGLEVCRQIKSTPELSTTFFILLTSLDSVEDRVKGLDAGSDDFLCKPIEMYELKARIRAGLRIHQLSRDLQRQKQLLEAELMEAAEYVSSILPEPLQSQSLAIDVRFIPSRQLGGDSFDYFWLDSHHLVFYLLDVAGHGLRASLPSLAVINLLRSRGLNNVNYYQPKEVLYSLNQTFQMSDRNDKYFTIWYGVYNRKTKSLVYSSAGHPPGILLTFNDSEQLTEKRLKTPGVPIGMFPEAKYVNGYCSISSRSTLYIFSDGIYEVEPHNGSFWGLEKLINLLKKYQRNPKRNLDQLLGHVREWHPNFQFEDDLSIMQVDFF
- a CDS encoding anti-sigma-factor antagonist, translating into MSSVIEIIEPTGILDGTKAQEFRQKINESIESGADIILVDFNNVTFMDSSGLGALVLSLKSVRAAGAKLFLCSINEQIRMLFELTSMDRVFEIFPSREDVEKKFQ